The sequence CGGGATCTACACCGGAAAGTAATATTTCGTGTTGAATGGCACTGTATAGCTGCATCATGCCAGCTTGCACACTAACCTCTTTCGTACTATTCTCGAGTAGCTGATCAAAGAATTGACGGATTAGCGTCTCTGTTTCATTAATTTTCCCTCTCCTGATCGATTGGATAATTTCTTTTTCCATTTCAAATGGATAGAATAATTGGTGACCTGTAACATGCTCTTCGACTTCATTTAACATAAGAACCTGATTCTGATTATGAAAATCTCGGAAACGTTTGACCCTTCCAATTTCTTCAAACAGAAAATTAATATCTTTGATCTTAGGTGTTTTTGAACTGATCGTGATCGTGACATAACGTGATAAGACACGGTTAATCGAATTCGTGATATCATCACTCAGACTGCGTAATAAATCAGATACATTCGAAATATGATCAGGTACAATTAAAAAAATTGTTGCCGTCATATCATATTGATTGAGAACGGCGTATTGTTCAATGTACTCTTTCGTAACGTCTTCTGCAATATTCGCCATAGCAAAGGCTAGTAAACTATCATCCTCGTATTTTCTTTCTTCATTGGCAACGATGCCTGTTAATTGAATATCGAGTAATACAAAGGAAGTATCGTCCACTTTCCACCGGTAATTCTCCATCCTTCTCTTTAGAGCATATTCATCGAAATCATATAAATATCCCTTCGTTAACTGGATAAGGAAATTTTGTCTTAATTGCGGTATTTGTTTCGATATTCTTCGCTCCAATTGCTCACTCTCAAAGGTTAAGGTATCAATGCGGTCTCTAATTTGTTTAAATTCGTCTTTCGGGCCTTTTTCTTCCATAGAATTTGCAGTTGTAAAACTGCTTGCTAGATTTCTGACCGGCTGATACAAGCGGTTGGACGCAAACCATGTCAGGAGAAATGCTAAACCCAGCACCGTCAAACTGGCAATTAAGATAACTTTAGAGATCGTGATAATTGGGGTTGTAATAGCTGATATCGGTGCTGCAGATACATAGGTCCACTCAGAACCGACTCGATTGAATGTTCCGAATGAAACAGAGTATGTTTTGTCATCCCAATCCATTTGAAAGGAACGATCAGACTGTTCCTTATTTGCAAACATCGAAACTAACCTCTTGGTAAATGCTTGATCAGCAGACTTCTCAGTCGACAATAATAATTCATTATTTTCGTTCATTAACAGAGTTACACCATTACTATAGGGTGTTAATGTTTCCAATGTTTGCGTTAGACTTTTCTTATCGAGCGAAACAACTATTGCACCGAATGAACTGTTTACTACTCCAGGAATCTGATGAGCTAATAGTAAATTATTTGCATACTCAGTTTCCTCAAACTGCTTCTCATTGTGATACCATGAAATATTAGTCGATGAATCCAAAAAACTATGATAAGCATCTTGCTGCTTCTGATCGTTAATTTTGTTCATATACGGTGTAAACAGTACCGGACCATCTTGTGTTTCCACAAAGAGATCCACATGACTAATCAGCGGCTGACTACCTTCAAGAATTAACAATTTCTGCATAATATCTCTAGTTGTTTGAAACTCATACACAAAATCTGTTGTAATCAATTGATAATTAAAGGTTGGCTCATACGCCCAATATGTAAGTGATTCTTCCAGATAGTTTAGTTGGTCATCAATATTTTGTGCGCGCTCATCTATTTCTTCTACATGCACTTTTCGCAATTCATTTTCTGTCGAATCTAAGCCAAATGTATAAATAGCAATACCGGATATAATGCCTGGAATCGATGTAATAAACAGAATTAATAGAAAACTTTTACGAAAATAATTGCTTTGCCAACGATTTAAAAACCAGTATTTCCAATTTGTCATCACTTTTCTGAATTCCATTTTCCCCACCTCACAACATTTATATTACCATAATTGTAAGCGCTTTTACATAAAGTGAGGAAAAGATTTAAAATTGTTTACAAAACACAGGGGGAATGTGAAGTTCTCATTATGCAAGTTTATACCCCCCAGCCAGCCACTTCGCATCATGCCGGAGCCTTCATGATCGATATCCGTACATGCTCTACCATTTATAACAAAATTATAACGTAACGAAAGGTGTTCTAATATATTCTCGTTTTATCACGGCGCTAACCGTCCGTAATACCTCCACTTCAAAATTCGAGAGCTAAATAAGAAGTTAAGTGGGGAATAATCGGACGATAACTTCCTATTAGTTTCGCTAGCAATCAGTGCGGGTCACCCCTCCACTGATTAAAGTCTCACTTTATTGATTCGACAGAAAGGCATTCCCCCTTATCAACTATAATGACACTATAAAGGGCGAACACCTTTCCTGCAATATGCAATTTTTGAATATTGCATACGGTTGTCCTTTACAAGTTAATACTTATTTGCCAAAGTTGTATTTTCTTGCATAGCGGGTTCCAAATACTGACCAATCAGTTCCAGACAGACAATTACGTTTAGCGACCATTGCGAAGCTGTGTTAGTGGATATGTTTTTCACTTCTGAGATTGGTTTTACGTAATCGTTGGTTCTATTTATCTTTAAGGGTGATTTGATCTGCCAGTGAGTATCGTCTTCTAATAAATATTGCCACGCCTCTTTCGCCAATTGCGGATCTCGCTTATATGCTGCAGCAAACGCCACTAACGTGGAGGAAAGCATCGACGTTCCCCAGGGTTTGTCGCCTGGAATTGCTCCACCTGTTTGTTTCGCTTTTTCTTCTGTGGGCAGGTTATAAAATGCACCAAACTCTGCTAGCATATCCAACCATTCCGGATCTTCTAATACCTCGGCTAATTCCATCCAGACCTGTGCACCACCCATACTCATAATTAAGTGATGTCCATGGTTTTCATGACCGAAGAACATTAATTCGCCAGTCCTTGGTTCATAACCGAATACCGGCCCTGTCAGCAAGCGATACGGCATATTTTTTAACGAATCAATGCCTGTCAGCATTTTATCACGGAATGACGTATCCTCATAACGTTCCCACCGTGTTAACCAGTTAGAGCAAAATGCTGCCCAGTCAGGGCCACTTCTTACGTGAGTCGGGAAATGATCCTTAGGATAATACGCCCGCATAGGTGGTAAATGCTCTGTCGTGTAATCGGCATTCACTACTTCGTCCATGATGTCGCCAATCCGTTCATCTGCTGTCAGATAATAATAAATTTTATGCAATCCAGCAGCACCAATTCGTGCTTCCTTACAGCCGCAGCCCCAGTGAAC is a genomic window of Gracilibacillus salinarum containing:
- a CDS encoding AraC family transcriptional regulator, translated to MEFRKVMTNWKYWFLNRWQSNYFRKSFLLILFITSIPGIISGIAIYTFGLDSTENELRKVHVEEIDERAQNIDDQLNYLEESLTYWAYEPTFNYQLITTDFVYEFQTTRDIMQKLLILEGSQPLISHVDLFVETQDGPVLFTPYMNKINDQKQQDAYHSFLDSSTNISWYHNEKQFEETEYANNLLLAHQIPGVVNSSFGAIVVSLDKKSLTQTLETLTPYSNGVTLLMNENNELLLSTEKSADQAFTKRLVSMFANKEQSDRSFQMDWDDKTYSVSFGTFNRVGSEWTYVSAAPISAITTPIITISKVILIASLTVLGLAFLLTWFASNRLYQPVRNLASSFTTANSMEEKGPKDEFKQIRDRIDTLTFESEQLERRISKQIPQLRQNFLIQLTKGYLYDFDEYALKRRMENYRWKVDDTSFVLLDIQLTGIVANEERKYEDDSLLAFAMANIAEDVTKEYIEQYAVLNQYDMTATIFLIVPDHISNVSDLLRSLSDDITNSINRVLSRYVTITISSKTPKIKDINFLFEEIGRVKRFRDFHNQNQVLMLNEVEEHVTGHQLFYPFEMEKEIIQSIRRGKINETETLIRQFFDQLLENSTKEVSVQAGMMQLYSAIQHEILLSGVDPVILFKGRNMYEELAQLREMGWVIKWLIEQVITPYIHYLEDNMNMEMKMVVDKIVSYIEKHYMEDISLESCAEYVNATSYTISKAFKKVHGVNFIDYLTKLRLDKAKELLVQTNMKINEIAEEVGYRHSYFNRIFKKHVGLPPSQYRKSRASNS